Proteins encoded together in one Carya illinoinensis cultivar Pawnee chromosome 3, C.illinoinensisPawnee_v1, whole genome shotgun sequence window:
- the LOC122305618 gene encoding desmethylxanthohumol 6'-O-methyltransferase-like, giving the protein MERKEEVALLKGQAEIWQLLFAFADAMALKCAVELRIADIIHSHSVPITLSQIASAIDSPSPDIPYLSRIMRSLVYKKIFTEHHPSDGGEKLYGPTHTSRWLLHDAELTLAPMVLMENSQRQLAPWHFLSQCVKEGGIAFKKAHGVEMWDFAARNPKFNKIFNDAMACTTKIMMGVLLAEYKDGFSSIGSLVDVGGGTGEMIAEIIKLHPHIKGFNFDFPHVVATAPVHEGVSHVGGNMFESIPNANAILLKCVLHDWSDEQCIKILRNCKKTVPQQTGKVIIVDIVIEKDNDDLFRETRMVYDLLMMAHTTGGKERSELEWQQLLEEGGFPRYKIIKLPAITSIIEAYPE; this is encoded by the exons ATGGAACGAAAAGAAGAAGTGGCATTGTTGAAAGGCCAAGCCGAAATTTGGCAGCTTTTATTTGCTTTTGCAGACGCTATGGCATTGAAATGTGCAGTGGAGCTCCGTATTGCTGACATCATACACTCTCACAGTGTTCCCATTACTTTGTCCCAAATAGCCTCCGCCATTGACTCCCCTTCTCCTGACATCCCTTACCTTTCAAGAATAATGAGATCTCTGGTCTACAAAAAGATCTTCACCGAACACCATCCATCGGACGGTGGAGAAAAACTCTATGGACCTACCCACACGTCAAGATGGCTTTTGCATGATGCTGAGCTAACCCTAGCGCCAATGGTGTTAATGGAGAACAGCCAGAGGCAACTGGCGCCGTGGCATTTCCTGAGCCAATGCGTCAAGGAAGGTGGCATTGCGTTCAAGAAGGCGCACGGCGTTGAGATGTGGGACTTTGCAGCAAGAAATCCTAAATTCAACAAGATTTTCAACGATGCCATGGCATGTACGACCAAGATCATGATGGGCGTGCTGCTGGCAGAATACAAGGACGGATTCAGTTCCATCGGATCATTGGTGGATGTAGGGGGTGGGACGGGAGAGATGATAGCTGAGATTATCAAACTACATCCCCATATCAAAGGTTTTAACTTCGATTTCCCACATGTTGTGGCAACAGCACCGGTGCACGAGGGGGTCTCCCATGTTGGAGGGAACATGTTTGAATCCATTCCTAATGCTAATGCAATTCTCTTGAAG TGTGTACTACACGATTGGAGCGACGAACAATGCATCAAGATCCTGAGAAATTGCAAAAAAACAGTACCACAACAGACTGGAAAGGTTATAATTGTTGATATCGTTATTGAGAAAGATAATGATGACTTATTTCGAGAGACGCGCATGGTGTACGACTTGTTGATGATGGCACACACCACTGGTGGGAAGGAGAGGAGTGAGCTTGAATGGCAGCAATTGTTGGAGGAAGGAGGCTTCCCTCGTTATAAAATCATCAAGCTCCCAgctataacatctataattgaGGCCTATCCAGAGTGA